A single Salmo trutta chromosome 14, fSalTru1.1, whole genome shotgun sequence DNA region contains:
- the LOC115208659 gene encoding nicotinate-nucleotide pyrophosphorylase [carboxylating]-like isoform X2: MRSRPGCCVKRRAACWQAGLSSLLSSLNSAALWNGHTKREHSWVNSTLTSPPPGPDAVAQTAVVRGPARCILLGERPALNCLARASGIATRCSQLQSIAREAGWHGHVAGTRKTTPGFRLVEKYAMLVGGLSMQRQDLSGMVMLKDNHIWASGNITQAVRDARSVCGFSSKIEVECGSREEGSEAATAGADIVMLDNFKPQELHAAAQLLKEEFPFVLIEASGGVTSDSLHQYFSPHVDIISLGCITQGCPVVDFSLKVQKPVAFPIIFQLK, encoded by the exons ATGAGGTCGAGGCCAGGTTGTTGTGTAAAACGCCGTGCAGCATGCTGGCAGGCAGGCCTTTCTTCACTGCTGTCTTCACTGAACTCAGCTGCACTGTGGAATGGGCACACAAAGAGGGAGCACAGCTGG GTAAACTCTACATTGACTTCACCTCCACCAGGTCCAGATGCGGTGGCCCAGACTGCTGTGGTCAGAGGCCCAGCAAGGTGCATCCTCCTCGGGGAGAGACCAGCCCTCAACTGCCTGGCCCGGGCCTCGGGGATAGCCACCCGCTGCTCCCAGCTACAGAGCATCGCCAGGGAGGCAGGCTGGCATGGCCATGTGGCTGGCACGCGTAAAACCACCCCTGGGTTCCGGCTGGTGGAGAAGTATGCCATGTTGGTGGGCGGCTTGTCCATGCAAAGACAGGATCTGAGTGGGATGGTGATGCTGAAAGACAATCATATATGGGCATCAGGGAATATCACACAG GCAGTGAGGGACGCCCGCTCGGTGTGTGGCTTCAGCAGTAAGATTGAGGTGGAGTGCGGCAGCCGGGAGGAGGGCAGTGAGGCGGCCACGGCAGGAGccgacattgtcatgctggacaACTTTAAGCCACAG GAACTCCATGCAGCAGCCCAGCTTCTGAAGGAGGAGTTCCCTTTTGTGCTAATCGAGGCCAGTGGAGGGGTGACCTCAGACTCCCTGCACCAGTATTTCTCCCCCCATGTGGACATCATTTCTCTGGGCTGCATCACCCAGGGCTGCCCAGTGGTAGACTTCTCCCTCAAGGTTCAAAAGCCTGTTGCCTTTCCAATTATTTTCCAATTAAAGTAA
- the LOC115208659 gene encoding nicotinate-nucleotide pyrophosphorylase [carboxylating]-like isoform X1 has protein sequence MTTPQYDLSHTLPPHTLTRLAREWLAEDTPNFDPAGLCVGSHEVEARLLCKTPCSMLAGRPFFTAVFTELSCTVEWAHKEGAQLGPDAVAQTAVVRGPARCILLGERPALNCLARASGIATRCSQLQSIAREAGWHGHVAGTRKTTPGFRLVEKYAMLVGGLSMQRQDLSGMVMLKDNHIWASGNITQAVRDARSVCGFSSKIEVECGSREEGSEAATAGADIVMLDNFKPQELHAAAQLLKEEFPFVLIEASGGVTSDSLHQYFSPHVDIISLGCITQGCPVVDFSLKVQKPVAFPIIFQLK, from the exons ATGACAACTCCACAGTATGACTTgtcacacaccctccctccccacacgCTGACCCGGCTGGCACGGGAGTGGCTGGCAGAGGACACACCGAACTTTGACCCTGCAGGGCTGTGTGTGGGGTCACATGAGGTCGAGGCCAGGTTGTTGTGTAAAACGCCGTGCAGCATGCTGGCAGGCAGGCCTTTCTTCACTGCTGTCTTCACTGAACTCAGCTGCACTGTGGAATGGGCACACAAAGAGGGAGCACAGCTGG GTCCAGATGCGGTGGCCCAGACTGCTGTGGTCAGAGGCCCAGCAAGGTGCATCCTCCTCGGGGAGAGACCAGCCCTCAACTGCCTGGCCCGGGCCTCGGGGATAGCCACCCGCTGCTCCCAGCTACAGAGCATCGCCAGGGAGGCAGGCTGGCATGGCCATGTGGCTGGCACGCGTAAAACCACCCCTGGGTTCCGGCTGGTGGAGAAGTATGCCATGTTGGTGGGCGGCTTGTCCATGCAAAGACAGGATCTGAGTGGGATGGTGATGCTGAAAGACAATCATATATGGGCATCAGGGAATATCACACAG GCAGTGAGGGACGCCCGCTCGGTGTGTGGCTTCAGCAGTAAGATTGAGGTGGAGTGCGGCAGCCGGGAGGAGGGCAGTGAGGCGGCCACGGCAGGAGccgacattgtcatgctggacaACTTTAAGCCACAG GAACTCCATGCAGCAGCCCAGCTTCTGAAGGAGGAGTTCCCTTTTGTGCTAATCGAGGCCAGTGGAGGGGTGACCTCAGACTCCCTGCACCAGTATTTCTCCCCCCATGTGGACATCATTTCTCTGGGCTGCATCACCCAGGGCTGCCCAGTGGTAGACTTCTCCCTCAAGGTTCAAAAGCCTGTTGCCTTTCCAATTATTTTCCAATTAAAGTAA
- the LOC115208659 gene encoding nicotinate-nucleotide pyrophosphorylase [carboxylating]-like isoform X3, whose translation MTTPQYDLSHTLPPHTLTRLAREWLAEDTPNFDPAGLCVGSHEVEARLLCKTPCSMLAGRPFFTAVFTELSCTVEWAHKEGAQLGPDAVAQTAVVRGPARCILLGERPALNCLARASGIATRCSQLQSIAREAGWHGHVAGTRKTTPGFRLVEKYAMLVGGLSMQRQDLSGMVMLKDNHIWASGNITQAVRDARSVCGFSSKIEVECGSREEGSEAATAGADIVMLDNFKPQVRLMKDFPKPSGK comes from the exons ATGACAACTCCACAGTATGACTTgtcacacaccctccctccccacacgCTGACCCGGCTGGCACGGGAGTGGCTGGCAGAGGACACACCGAACTTTGACCCTGCAGGGCTGTGTGTGGGGTCACATGAGGTCGAGGCCAGGTTGTTGTGTAAAACGCCGTGCAGCATGCTGGCAGGCAGGCCTTTCTTCACTGCTGTCTTCACTGAACTCAGCTGCACTGTGGAATGGGCACACAAAGAGGGAGCACAGCTGG GTCCAGATGCGGTGGCCCAGACTGCTGTGGTCAGAGGCCCAGCAAGGTGCATCCTCCTCGGGGAGAGACCAGCCCTCAACTGCCTGGCCCGGGCCTCGGGGATAGCCACCCGCTGCTCCCAGCTACAGAGCATCGCCAGGGAGGCAGGCTGGCATGGCCATGTGGCTGGCACGCGTAAAACCACCCCTGGGTTCCGGCTGGTGGAGAAGTATGCCATGTTGGTGGGCGGCTTGTCCATGCAAAGACAGGATCTGAGTGGGATGGTGATGCTGAAAGACAATCATATATGGGCATCAGGGAATATCACACAG GCAGTGAGGGACGCCCGCTCGGTGTGTGGCTTCAGCAGTAAGATTGAGGTGGAGTGCGGCAGCCGGGAGGAGGGCAGTGAGGCGGCCACGGCAGGAGccgacattgtcatgctggacaACTTTAAGCCACAGGTGAGACTGATGAAGGACTTCCCAAAGCCATCAGGGAAGTAA